From Arcticibacter tournemirensis, one genomic window encodes:
- a CDS encoding GAF domain-containing protein, producing MAEDLKIATGSREEQYRSLVPQIKALTEGETDFIANLANISAALKEQFGFFWVGFYLVKGNELVLGPFQGPVACTRITFGKGVCGAAWKEGTTLIVPDVDAFPGHIACSSLSRSEIVVPFFRGNEVAGVLDVDSEHLNFFDETDRKYLEEIVFSIK from the coding sequence ATGGCGGAAGACTTAAAAATAGCAACCGGATCGAGGGAGGAACAATATCGTTCGCTCGTGCCTCAGATTAAGGCTTTAACAGAAGGAGAGACAGACTTTATAGCAAATCTGGCTAATATCAGCGCGGCCCTTAAAGAACAGTTTGGGTTTTTCTGGGTGGGCTTCTATTTGGTAAAGGGTAATGAGCTGGTGCTCGGCCCGTTTCAGGGTCCGGTGGCCTGCACGCGCATTACTTTTGGAAAGGGGGTCTGCGGCGCTGCATGGAAAGAGGGTACAACCCTGATCGTTCCGGATGTGGATGCCTTTCCGGGGCATATTGCCTGCAGTTCTTTATCGCGTTCGGAGATTGTTGTTCCTTTTTTCAGGGGAAATGAGGTGGCCGGCGTACTGGATGTGGACAGCGAGCATCTGAATTTTTTCGATGAAACGGACAGGAAGTATCTGGAGGAGATTGTTTTTAGTATCAAGTAG
- a CDS encoding peroxiredoxin family protein, giving the protein MFSLIAQSGSYLNRLYSGETAISGRQPSGTPLSEGDFAPEFTFSSKNWPGASVHADVTLKELHQKPLVVAFYSVFWNGTGISLLKQLQAVQTKIGDAANVLIVTSEAPRQFIRAIENHDLSFSFYYDSEKVLAEKFGIFSEDKPTWNLFSGINTNVPLLSAYVISPSGQISFSYIEDFSSPFPEGDLLAAANAETEIQQHK; this is encoded by the coding sequence ATGTTTTCACTTATCGCACAATCAGGCTCTTACCTAAATAGATTATACTCTGGAGAAACAGCAATCTCTGGCAGACAACCATCAGGAACGCCGCTCAGCGAAGGCGACTTCGCACCCGAGTTTACTTTTTCTTCAAAGAACTGGCCAGGAGCATCCGTTCACGCAGATGTAACCTTAAAGGAGCTGCATCAGAAACCTCTGGTTGTAGCATTTTATTCAGTCTTCTGGAACGGAACAGGCATCAGCTTGTTAAAACAACTACAAGCCGTTCAAACGAAGATCGGTGATGCTGCTAATGTGTTAATCGTTACATCAGAAGCACCCCGGCAGTTTATTAGAGCCATTGAAAACCATGATTTGTCGTTCAGCTTTTACTATGATTCCGAAAAAGTCCTGGCAGAGAAGTTTGGCATCTTCTCGGAAGATAAACCGACATGGAACCTGTTCTCCGGGATCAACACAAACGTCCCCCTTCTTTCAGCTTATGTTATCAGCCCCTCCGGACAAATCAGCTTCAGCTACATTGAAGATTTTTCTTCTCCTTTTCCTGAAGGCGATCTATTGGCGGCCGCTAACGCAGAAACTGAAATACAACAGCATAAATAA
- a CDS encoding Na+/H+ antiporter, translating into MIDHFPFYLGLVVIILLLIMLANKIKVAYPVLLVLAGLLISFVPWIPNLHIDSELIFIIFLPPLLYDAAWQISWKELWHWRRVIGSFAFVVVLITALAVALAANYFIPGFSLALGFLLGAIVSPPDAVSAGAILKFVKVPQRISSILEGESLLNDASSLIVFRFALLAVGTGQFIWQQAAFSFLWMVAGGIGCGLLVGYVIMKMHKFLPTDANMDIILTLVTPHAIYIIAEATGSSGVLAVVAGGLLLSNRRLVFLTSTSRLRYANVWESLSFILNGLVFIIIGLDLPQITAELETVSIMSAIGYGLLITAVLIITRLISAYGAVVVTLIARNYIPVADTRHPGLKGPFIIGWAGMRGVVSLAAALSIPVHLENGTLFPERNLILFITFIVILTTLLLQGLTLPVIIKRFKLTDPDYDKPEEEMYQNLRRQLNQLALTHLQQNYHDKVGKYPVLQQMAQKWQEIGDADTVSLAEEPRDIYREILEKQRQWLVQQNREQNAVIEDVIRRHLLFLDLEEEKMRYFSY; encoded by the coding sequence ATGATTGATCATTTTCCATTTTACCTGGGCCTTGTCGTAATTATTTTGCTCCTAATAATGCTGGCTAATAAAATAAAGGTAGCTTACCCGGTATTACTAGTTCTTGCAGGATTGCTTATCAGCTTTGTTCCCTGGATTCCAAACCTCCATATCGATTCGGAGCTCATTTTTATCATTTTTCTGCCGCCCTTGCTGTATGATGCTGCGTGGCAGATCTCCTGGAAGGAGTTATGGCACTGGCGCAGGGTTATAGGAAGTTTCGCCTTTGTTGTGGTGCTCATCACGGCATTGGCCGTGGCGTTGGCTGCTAACTATTTTATTCCTGGCTTTTCACTTGCGCTGGGGTTCTTATTGGGGGCAATAGTCTCTCCGCCAGATGCTGTAAGCGCAGGGGCTATACTCAAATTTGTAAAAGTTCCCCAACGAATCTCGTCTATCTTAGAAGGTGAAAGCTTATTGAATGATGCATCGTCGCTTATTGTTTTCAGGTTCGCACTGTTAGCAGTAGGAACAGGTCAGTTTATCTGGCAACAGGCCGCCTTTTCCTTTTTATGGATGGTGGCCGGCGGTATTGGCTGCGGTTTATTGGTGGGTTATGTTATTATGAAAATGCATAAATTTTTACCAACTGATGCTAATATGGATATCATCCTGACACTTGTTACTCCTCATGCCATATATATTATTGCTGAAGCAACAGGAAGTTCGGGTGTGCTGGCAGTAGTAGCAGGTGGTTTACTCCTTTCTAACCGCCGCCTTGTTTTTTTAACCAGTACGTCGCGCCTGCGATATGCAAATGTATGGGAGAGTTTAAGTTTTATATTGAATGGCCTGGTATTTATCATAATAGGATTGGACCTGCCGCAGATCACAGCCGAGCTGGAAACGGTGAGCATAATGTCAGCTATTGGTTACGGTCTATTAATCACTGCTGTGCTAATTATTACCAGACTGATTTCTGCCTACGGTGCTGTGGTCGTAACTTTAATTGCACGTAACTATATTCCTGTTGCAGATACACGCCACCCGGGGTTAAAAGGACCCTTTATCATTGGATGGGCAGGTATGAGGGGAGTTGTGTCATTGGCGGCAGCCCTGTCGATACCCGTCCATTTAGAAAACGGAACGTTATTTCCGGAACGTAACTTAATTCTATTTATTACTTTTATTGTTATACTTACCACCCTGTTATTGCAAGGACTCACGTTGCCTGTGATCATTAAGCGTTTTAAGTTGACCGACCCTGACTATGATAAGCCAGAGGAAGAAATGTACCAGAATTTAAGGCGACAGCTCAATCAGCTTGCATTGACCCATCTGCAGCAAAACTATCACGATAAAGTAGGTAAATATCCTGTATTGCAGCAAATGGCTCAAAAATGGCAGGAAATCGGCGATGCGGATACAGTTTCGTTGGCTGAAGAACCGCGGGATATTTACCGTGAGATACTGGAAAAACAGCGACAATGGTTAGTTCAGCAAAACCGTGAACAGAATGCCGTTATTGAAGATGTTATCCGTCGCCATTTGTTATTCCTGGATCTCGAGGAGGAAAAGATGCGCTATTTTAGTTATTGA
- a CDS encoding PKD domain-containing protein, translating to MVKNRLFFWYALFLSLVCFWSLVCQVASAQNISNKGKDFWLGYGNHQRGYNLNNQEMVLYITSDVNTKGKIEIPGLNYSSDFTVTANSISQVMVPKEAYLDGEGLYKSGIHVTAEKPVVIYAHIYDRNVSGATLVLPTNVLGKEYYSLNYKQVSNQDTSFSYFFVVAIEDSTEVQITPSANTYGGQDAGKSFTVKLNKGEIYQILGEKLGSERIDLGGGRSTRNYKGADLTGSIIQSVGTTTQPCKKIAVFSGSGKIGIGCESEGIGSSDNLFQQVYPTTAWGKKTITVPLASRNYDVIRIVKSNPAAVVKLNGNVVTFSNSLYYEFPSQQVNVIESDLPVQVVQYAVTQGKGINCSSYSENAGDPEMIFLNPVEQNIDRITVYSADAYLIIRHFINVVIETSAAQGFTLDGISQASQFRSVPGDPGYSYAQLSVSAGVHTLAAPKGFNAVAYGFGGAESYGYSAGANVKGQLLKAVNKLTGLTVSSGCTYQPLKFSVNLLYEVNKLTWDLNNGEATEEVSYSAPETTFTENGKTYFVYSLAKDVVYDKAQDYNIEITAEKTMSDGCGTSESILIDFSVYDPPEPSFSVSAACEDTEVQFSDETDGKGRVAKTWLWNFGDGKTSDEQNPKHVYEASGTYTVTLTVTTDSGCSSITSAPLTVTIYKKPTPGFSVSGNCADQKVVFTDLSVSEEGNIVQWAWDFGDGTTDTLLSGTPREHVYPAGTYSVKLTVLTDKGCKHDVLQNVEISPSPVADFSLPGICSFDNAQFTNLSTIADHTEASFQYEWDFGDVASGALNRSTQRDPQHRYSIPGEYTATLTVTSGKGCLTTVSKTFIVNGSNPVPDFEVPNYDRLCSRNEVVFINKSSVSIGRITRLEWTFSDPDGNTKVVADDNPEPGKEQRVLFPEFTAPDSKVYTVSLKAFSGGVCVREKSGSFTLLAMPKVTFEAPGDVCQESGPLQLVAGQETAFLGSSTFSGDGITSSGIFDPGKAGPGAHDITFTFTRANGCPDALTRTIIVNPSPSVSAGEDVKIREGTFTQLLAHSDADIVSYEWTPSEGLSRNDIANPIASPFDNTTYTLKVTNSRGCINYSRVTVTVDKYPVIPNVFTPNGDGTNDKWNIKYLVRYSNATVDVFNRYGNRVYQSRGYAEPWDGTFNGTALPAGAYYYIIDPKNGMGPYKGNINIIR from the coding sequence GTGGTAAAAAACAGGCTTTTCTTCTGGTATGCTTTATTCTTAAGCCTTGTATGCTTCTGGTCGCTTGTTTGCCAGGTTGCATCTGCTCAAAATATTTCTAATAAGGGAAAAGATTTCTGGCTTGGGTACGGAAACCACCAGCGTGGTTATAATCTGAACAACCAGGAAATGGTGCTTTATATTACTTCGGATGTTAATACCAAAGGAAAGATAGAAATACCGGGACTGAATTATTCTTCGGATTTTACTGTTACAGCCAATTCTATCAGTCAGGTGATGGTTCCTAAGGAAGCTTACCTTGACGGGGAGGGCCTCTATAAATCAGGGATACACGTTACCGCAGAAAAACCTGTGGTGATCTATGCTCATATTTACGACAGGAATGTTTCGGGAGCTACCTTAGTGCTGCCCACTAATGTGCTCGGGAAGGAATATTACTCCCTCAACTATAAACAGGTTTCCAATCAGGATACCTCCTTCTCCTACTTTTTTGTAGTTGCTATAGAAGACAGTACAGAAGTGCAAATTACTCCATCAGCAAATACCTATGGCGGCCAGGATGCGGGCAAATCTTTCACTGTCAAACTGAATAAAGGGGAAATTTACCAGATTCTTGGCGAAAAGCTCGGAAGCGAACGTATTGACCTTGGGGGAGGAAGATCAACCCGCAATTACAAGGGTGCTGACTTAACAGGCTCTATCATCCAGTCAGTTGGTACAACAACTCAGCCGTGTAAAAAAATTGCTGTATTCTCTGGCAGCGGAAAAATTGGGATTGGTTGCGAGTCGGAAGGGATAGGCTCTTCTGATAACCTCTTTCAGCAGGTTTATCCAACCACTGCCTGGGGCAAGAAAACAATTACTGTTCCACTGGCTTCACGTAATTACGATGTTATCCGGATCGTTAAAAGCAATCCGGCTGCTGTTGTGAAGCTTAATGGCAACGTTGTGACTTTTTCAAACAGCCTTTATTATGAGTTTCCGTCGCAGCAAGTCAACGTTATTGAATCAGATCTGCCTGTGCAAGTGGTTCAATATGCCGTAACGCAGGGGAAGGGCATTAACTGCAGTTCCTACAGTGAGAATGCGGGTGATCCTGAAATGATCTTTCTTAATCCCGTTGAACAGAATATTGACCGGATTACGGTGTATTCTGCTGATGCATATCTGATCATCCGTCACTTTATAAATGTGGTTATCGAAACGAGTGCTGCGCAGGGATTTACTCTGGATGGGATTTCTCAGGCCTCGCAGTTCAGATCCGTTCCGGGCGATCCGGGTTATTCATACGCTCAACTTTCGGTATCGGCCGGCGTACATACTCTTGCTGCGCCAAAAGGATTTAATGCAGTGGCATATGGCTTCGGGGGAGCAGAATCATATGGATACTCTGCAGGTGCCAATGTAAAAGGCCAGCTCCTTAAGGCTGTGAACAAGCTGACGGGATTGACTGTCTCCAGCGGCTGCACTTATCAACCCTTAAAGTTCAGCGTAAATCTTTTGTATGAGGTAAACAAACTGACCTGGGATTTGAATAACGGGGAGGCTACTGAAGAGGTAAGCTACTCTGCTCCCGAGACAACGTTTACAGAAAATGGAAAGACTTATTTCGTTTATTCATTGGCCAAAGATGTAGTATATGATAAGGCGCAGGACTATAATATTGAGATCACAGCGGAGAAGACTATGTCTGACGGCTGTGGAACATCTGAAAGCATCCTGATTGATTTTTCTGTGTATGATCCCCCTGAGCCTTCATTTTCGGTGTCCGCTGCTTGTGAAGATACAGAGGTGCAATTCAGTGATGAGACAGATGGGAAGGGCAGGGTTGCAAAGACCTGGCTTTGGAATTTTGGAGATGGTAAGACATCGGACGAACAAAATCCGAAACATGTTTATGAGGCTAGTGGAACCTATACTGTTACTTTAACGGTTACTACCGACTCTGGTTGCAGCAGCATTACCTCGGCTCCTCTGACTGTTACAATATATAAGAAGCCGACTCCGGGCTTCTCTGTTTCGGGCAACTGTGCTGATCAAAAGGTTGTTTTTACTGATTTGTCGGTGTCTGAAGAAGGAAATATCGTACAATGGGCATGGGACTTTGGTGATGGTACTACCGACACACTTTTATCGGGAACACCTAGAGAGCATGTTTATCCTGCCGGAACTTATTCTGTAAAACTCACTGTTCTGACTGACAAAGGTTGCAAACATGACGTATTACAGAACGTAGAGATTAGTCCTTCTCCGGTTGCCGACTTTTCTCTGCCGGGTATCTGCTCGTTCGACAATGCCCAGTTTACGAACCTTTCGACCATCGCCGATCACACGGAAGCATCATTTCAATATGAATGGGATTTCGGAGATGTTGCTTCGGGAGCCCTTAACCGCTCCACGCAGAGGGACCCACAGCACCGGTATAGTATTCCGGGCGAATATACAGCTACTCTAACTGTCACTTCAGGAAAAGGATGCCTGACTACTGTATCTAAAACTTTTATCGTAAATGGCAGTAACCCCGTGCCCGATTTTGAAGTGCCAAACTATGACAGATTGTGCAGCAGGAATGAGGTGGTGTTTATCAATAAATCTTCGGTGTCTATTGGCAGGATCACGCGGCTTGAATGGACCTTCTCCGATCCTGACGGTAATACTAAAGTGGTCGCGGATGACAACCCTGAGCCAGGAAAGGAACAGCGGGTACTTTTTCCGGAATTTACGGCGCCTGACTCAAAGGTATATACAGTGAGTTTAAAGGCCTTTTCGGGAGGCGTATGTGTAAGGGAGAAGTCTGGTAGTTTTACACTGCTGGCGATGCCAAAGGTTACGTTTGAAGCACCAGGCGATGTATGTCAGGAATCAGGACCGCTTCAGTTGGTTGCCGGGCAGGAAACTGCATTCCTGGGAAGCAGCACGTTCAGCGGAGACGGTATTACTTCTTCTGGTATTTTTGATCCAGGCAAAGCCGGACCGGGTGCACATGATATTACTTTTACTTTTACCCGGGCGAATGGGTGCCCAGATGCGCTTACCAGAACCATCATTGTTAATCCAAGTCCTTCAGTCTCCGCAGGGGAAGACGTGAAAATACGCGAAGGTACATTCACTCAACTCCTGGCTCATAGCGATGCAGATATCGTTTCGTATGAGTGGACGCCCTCAGAAGGATTAAGCAGGAACGATATTGCGAACCCAATAGCTTCCCCCTTTGATAATACTACATACACGTTAAAGGTAACTAACTCCCGGGGGTGTATAAACTATTCGCGGGTCACCGTGACAGTAGACAAATACCCGGTGATTCCGAATGTTTTCACGCCCAATGGCGATGGGACGAATGACAAATGGAATATTAAATACCTGGTTCGATATTCCAATGCCACCGTCGATGTATTTAACCGGTATGGTAACCGTGTTTACCAGTCCCGGGGTTATGCAGAACCCTGGGATGGAACTTTTAACGGCACTGCACTGCCTGCGGGGGCCTATTATTACATTATAGACCCCAAAAATGGAATGGGCCCTTATAAGGGTAATATCAACATCATCCGCTGA
- a CDS encoding alpha/beta fold hydrolase: MQAQPSEILFQIPEAGIEVKDIILLHGLFGTLSNWYNVQKEFSKKYRVFIPELPLLDIYTGGNRLDKLVEYLDNYITENNISRPALVGNSLGGHIALLYTLKYPGKVNRLVLTGSSGLYEKSFGGSFPRIKDYRYIKSKVEEIFHKKEVVKRDVVNKVYSIVQSNSSVISVIGLAREAQRQNLAQQLSKINLPVLLIWGLQDTVTPPSVAHEFYERLPYARLCLINDCGHVPMMEQPELFNKHLNDFLEKHNAVS, translated from the coding sequence ATGCAGGCACAGCCTTCTGAAATTCTGTTTCAAATACCAGAGGCTGGTATTGAAGTCAAAGATATTATATTGCTGCACGGCTTATTCGGGACATTAAGCAATTGGTACAACGTACAAAAAGAATTTTCAAAAAAGTACAGGGTTTTTATTCCCGAACTTCCCCTGCTCGATATCTATACGGGCGGCAACCGGCTCGACAAGCTTGTTGAATACCTTGATAACTACATTACCGAAAACAATATATCCAGACCAGCCCTCGTCGGAAACTCTCTTGGGGGCCATATTGCCTTGCTCTACACATTAAAGTATCCAGGCAAGGTAAACAGGCTCGTCTTAACAGGCAGTTCTGGTCTGTACGAAAAATCTTTTGGCGGAAGTTTTCCAAGGATTAAAGACTACCGGTACATAAAGAGCAAAGTAGAAGAGATCTTTCATAAAAAGGAAGTAGTGAAGCGTGATGTAGTAAATAAAGTTTACTCTATTGTTCAAAGCAACAGCTCGGTCATTTCTGTTATCGGCCTCGCGCGCGAAGCACAACGGCAAAATCTTGCTCAACAGTTAAGCAAGATCAACCTACCCGTCCTGCTGATATGGGGACTTCAGGACACCGTTACTCCACCATCGGTTGCCCACGAATTTTACGAACGCCTCCCCTATGCAAGACTTTGTCTCATTAACGATTGCGGACACGTTCCCATGATGGAGCAGCCCGAATTATTTAACAAACACCTGAACGACTTCCTTGAAAAGCACAATGCTGTGTCCTAG
- a CDS encoding YdeI/OmpD-associated family protein codes for MKNELVKSFRPANQEEWRQWLIENHRSEESVWLIYNKKLSGVPSLSWSEAVDQALCFGWIDSTRKSLDDDTFMQFFCKRKRNSVWSKINKIKVVRLIKENLMTQAGFECVEAARLNGSWSILDSVEETRVPKDLAEAFKMYRGSKPFFLRLSKSMRKRILQWLVLAKRPETRQKRIIEVAEKAGRKSLPKQFLV; via the coding sequence ATGAAAAACGAACTTGTTAAATCTTTTCGCCCGGCGAATCAGGAGGAGTGGAGACAATGGTTAATTGAAAATCATAGGTCCGAGGAATCTGTCTGGCTTATTTATAATAAGAAGCTGTCGGGGGTGCCAAGTTTGTCGTGGAGTGAGGCGGTAGATCAGGCCCTTTGCTTCGGCTGGATTGACAGTACCCGTAAATCACTTGATGATGATACGTTTATGCAGTTCTTTTGCAAACGAAAACGGAATAGCGTGTGGTCAAAGATTAATAAAATCAAAGTCGTGCGATTAATTAAAGAGAACCTTATGACGCAAGCGGGGTTTGAATGTGTTGAAGCTGCAAGGCTCAATGGCTCCTGGTCTATATTGGACAGCGTAGAGGAAACCAGAGTTCCAAAAGATCTGGCAGAAGCATTCAAAATGTACCGGGGATCGAAGCCATTTTTTCTGCGTTTGAGCAAATCCATGAGGAAAAGAATCCTGCAATGGCTGGTGCTGGCCAAACGGCCTGAGACCCGGCAAAAAAGGATCATTGAAGTGGCTGAAAAAGCAGGACGGAAGTCACTGCCAAAGCAGTTTCTTGTGTGA
- a CDS encoding S46 family peptidase: MTAKNKSFLFTALLTLLIAGSAYTPPDEGMYPLSELKKVSLNKAGLRISQKDIYNPDSISLIDALVNVGGCTGSFISGEGLIITNHHCAFGAVQQASTPENDYLNKGFVAPSREQEIEAKGLTCRITESYEDVSDKVLAVAAGVNDPASRIRLINGEMKKLAAEAEAQDSTIKAEVSEMFIGKTYVLFRYKTIQDVRLVYVPSRNIGEFGGETDNWVWPRHTGDFSFMRAYVAPDGSSAPYSKNNVPYTPRKFLKVNAGGVSENDFVFILGYPGRTFRNRPAQFMQYQQDYLLPYVSNLYDFQNKAMEEAGKKDKATEIKLATRIKRNANVLKNYRGKLKGLNGLDLVQQKRLEDAELASYINSDVELKEKYGNLMGDIDKLYKLIYNDANREMWFAQVYSSTSLLSIARQINAFKTSMASRPVNQRAAFYTDSIGILSQRLKNIYNSFDIDADRAILTRMLNDAAKLPKIQRIDAVDKKVLKGFSSQDQIEKFVSSSLQYTRLKDQDFVFNTLLKSASSFSAYNDPLMMFEKDIRDQIAALKPERDRRDGLLNKLMGDYVAVKEKFKKQDFIPDANSTLRLTYGYVRGYSPADATYMQPFTSVKGVLEKGSTGNPEFAYPEKIRELWKAKDFGPFAKSDLNDVPVAFLYNLDTTGGNSGSPVMNADGELIGVNFDRAYEATINDYAWNESYSRSIGVDIRYVLWIASKVDNADFLIKEIGVKL, translated from the coding sequence ATGACGGCAAAGAATAAATCCTTTCTATTTACAGCATTATTGACCCTCCTGATCGCAGGGTCGGCATATACGCCTCCCGATGAGGGAATGTATCCTTTAAGCGAACTAAAAAAGGTAAGCCTGAACAAAGCGGGTTTAAGGATCAGTCAGAAAGATATTTATAATCCCGACAGCATCAGTCTGATCGATGCTCTCGTAAACGTTGGAGGCTGCACCGGTTCGTTCATATCGGGCGAAGGTCTTATTATAACCAACCATCACTGTGCATTCGGCGCTGTACAGCAGGCCAGCACCCCCGAAAACGACTATCTCAACAAAGGCTTTGTAGCCCCCTCACGTGAACAGGAGATTGAAGCTAAAGGCTTAACCTGCCGGATCACAGAAAGTTACGAAGATGTGTCCGATAAAGTTCTAGCTGTTGCAGCAGGAGTAAATGATCCTGCATCGCGCATCAGGCTGATCAACGGTGAAATGAAGAAACTCGCAGCTGAAGCTGAAGCTCAGGATTCAACGATCAAAGCGGAAGTTTCCGAAATGTTTATTGGTAAAACATATGTTCTTTTCCGTTACAAAACGATACAGGACGTTCGCCTGGTATACGTTCCTAGCCGCAATATTGGCGAGTTCGGCGGCGAAACCGATAACTGGGTATGGCCACGTCATACCGGCGACTTCTCTTTCATGCGCGCTTATGTAGCGCCCGATGGATCATCTGCTCCCTATTCCAAAAATAACGTTCCTTACACCCCTCGAAAATTCTTAAAGGTAAATGCCGGCGGAGTGAGCGAAAACGACTTCGTCTTCATCCTTGGATATCCTGGGAGAACGTTCCGTAACCGCCCCGCACAATTTATGCAATATCAGCAGGATTATCTTTTGCCTTACGTCTCTAACCTGTACGACTTCCAGAATAAAGCAATGGAAGAAGCCGGCAAAAAAGATAAAGCGACCGAAATTAAATTGGCTACCCGCATCAAACGAAACGCCAATGTGCTTAAAAACTACAGGGGGAAACTGAAAGGGCTCAACGGACTCGACCTCGTACAGCAGAAAAGACTCGAAGACGCCGAACTTGCATCATATATTAACTCAGATGTAGAGTTGAAAGAAAAGTATGGCAACCTTATGGGTGATATCGACAAGCTGTATAAACTCATATATAACGATGCGAACCGCGAGATGTGGTTTGCCCAGGTCTACAGTAGTACCAGCCTCCTGAGCATTGCCCGACAGATAAATGCCTTCAAAACAAGCATGGCCTCAAGGCCGGTCAACCAGAGGGCAGCATTTTATACCGATAGTATCGGCATCCTGAGCCAACGGTTGAAGAATATCTACAATAGCTTCGATATTGATGCCGACAGGGCCATTCTTACCCGTATGTTAAATGATGCAGCAAAGCTTCCTAAAATACAGAGGATCGATGCCGTAGATAAAAAAGTCTTAAAGGGCTTCAGCAGTCAGGATCAGATTGAGAAATTTGTTTCAAGCAGCTTACAATACACCCGGCTGAAAGACCAGGATTTTGTTTTCAATACATTGTTAAAGTCGGCCAGCTCATTTTCGGCGTACAATGACCCGCTGATGATGTTCGAAAAAGACATCAGAGATCAGATAGCCGCACTAAAGCCCGAAAGAGACCGGCGCGACGGACTTCTAAACAAGCTTATGGGGGATTATGTAGCTGTTAAAGAGAAATTTAAAAAGCAGGATTTCATCCCCGATGCCAATAGTACCTTAAGGCTCACATACGGATACGTAAGAGGGTACTCCCCTGCCGATGCCACTTATATGCAACCCTTTACTTCGGTTAAAGGAGTGCTCGAAAAAGGAAGCACAGGCAACCCGGAATTTGCATATCCCGAAAAGATCAGGGAACTCTGGAAGGCAAAAGACTTCGGACCGTTCGCCAAAAGCGATCTGAACGACGTTCCGGTGGCTTTTCTTTACAATCTTGACACCACCGGCGGAAACTCCGGTTCACCGGTAATGAATGCAGATGGCGAACTGATTGGCGTAAATTTCGACCGCGCATATGAAGCCACTATAAACGATTATGCATGGAACGAAAGCTACAGCCGCTCTATCGGTGTCGATATCCGTTATGTGTTATGGATAGCCTCCAAAGTAGACAATGCAGATTTCCTTATAAAAGAAATAGGTGTAAAGCTATAA
- a CDS encoding DNA-3-methyladenine glycosylase, with amino-acid sequence MNNSQQTKGKVLPPSFYTRNDVVLISKELIGKYVFTNINGMLSGGIIVETEAYMGPEDTGSHAFNGRRTGRNEIMYAEGGVTYMYICYGIHDMLNIVTGGEGTSHAVLIRALEPVEGVGIMRERRGVFNDDRRLCKGPGALAKALGLSKIHNGLSLQESTIWIEDRGNVIEDDDIVASARIGLNIEGPFRDIPWRFYIRGNRYVSRWG; translated from the coding sequence ATGAATAACAGCCAGCAAACTAAAGGCAAGGTCCTTCCTCCTTCATTTTATACCAGAAATGACGTCGTGCTGATCTCAAAAGAACTGATCGGTAAGTACGTTTTTACAAATATTAACGGTATGCTTAGCGGCGGTATCATTGTTGAAACCGAGGCATATATGGGCCCGGAAGATACCGGTTCGCATGCCTTTAACGGACGACGTACCGGAAGGAATGAGATCATGTATGCGGAGGGTGGGGTTACCTATATGTACATTTGCTACGGTATTCACGATATGCTGAATATTGTAACCGGCGGCGAAGGAACCTCGCATGCCGTTTTAATAAGAGCGCTTGAACCTGTTGAAGGTGTGGGTATTATGCGTGAAAGACGCGGGGTATTTAACGATGATCGACGCCTTTGCAAGGGGCCCGGTGCATTGGCGAAAGCGCTTGGCCTTAGCAAAATTCACAACGGTCTCTCGCTTCAGGAAAGTACGATCTGGATTGAGGACAGAGGCAATGTAATCGAGGATGATGATATTGTTGCTTCGGCAAGGATCGGACTGAATATCGAAGGTCCGTTCAGAGATATTCCCTGGCGTTTCTATATCAGGGGAAACAGGTATGTTAGCCGCTGGGGCTAA